ATTGCAGTTCCAATGTTGAATAAGCAAAGAAATGATAAGGTAGTTTGGTATACTGATAATAGTACAAAAGTTCCATTTAGCATTCAACAGGTTTGGATTTGGAAAGATTAAAGAATTAATTTCTTTTGGTTTACTCGGTGTAATCTAAGGCACATGCTTATTCTTTGGCTAGCTATGCACAAAATATTGTCAACTCATGATAACTTTCTTACATGGCAGCCTAATGCAAGTTTTAAATGTGCCTTATGTGATGGATGTCCAGATTCGAATGATCACCTATTAAAATGCCATCACTCCAAAAGAATATGGAATAGTGTGAAGGGGAAGTTACCTTTTAGAGGCCTTCAAGATAATTTACTCGATATTAAGAACAAGCTTTTCTGATGATCCTTATAAACATAACATTTGTAGTGTTATAAATAGGGTCTCAGTTGTTGTGGTGGTGTATTTTATTTAGAAAGAATGGAATTATAGAATTTAAGAAAATGGCAAGAATTAAAGTAGATGAATTAATAAATGCTCTTCTGGATAATGTAAAAACTATTAGCCTTAGGGCTTAGAGTTAAAAGATCAAGTGCAGTTTAAAGAGCAGCAGAGGAATGGGGCTTAGTTTGGATCAATATGCAGCTGCAATTTGGTTAAAATGGTCTTATAGATTGAGTTTGCTTAGTGTAGCGAGTCATGCTTATCTCAAGgcttgaatatatatatttttttcattggGTAACATGTCAAATCAGTTGTTTTTTATTACATCTTTTCGTAGCAATATAAGTTGGCTGCGTAACGTGTCAAAATAGTTTATTGGGTAAAATGTCAAAGTATAGTTGTTTTTGATTACCGATCAAATGGCTCAAATGGGGGTTGGGTTAAGTTGAAGCGCTATCATTTTTGTTTGTTATTTTCTATtggatattaaaaatatataacatatTTTAGATATGATTATGATACCATTTAAACATAACAAAATGTTTTAGACATGATCAAGGTCTCAAGGGTTACTCAAGGAAGAtgcatgcatagttgacttttaaaagaCAACATTCTTGTTGTTCAACGGTGTACATAAAAGAATTATAAAGTTGCATCATATAAATTTTAGTATGTTTACTCTACTCAAACACCCTACACGAGTTTTTTTTAGAAATATATATAATTGGCCACCCAGTGGCGGAACCAAGACTTTTTTTCACtggggcgaaatttttttttaaaccgtagAAACATTTTTGGGCGAAACTAAGATGTTACTAGTAATACATCTTGGAATACTTGTCCTCTGTTTATCCATTTATCTTGTTGTTTTTCAGGAAGTATGTGCCAAAAAAGAGTAGCAAttagtaaaaaagaaaaaaaaaataaaaatggatgctatgtTAGTAAGTAGTAATGTCTAAAAATAAAGCTTAACGGTTTGATTGAATGCATTAGTTTCTTTAAAACTCAACCCGAACAGAAAGGTTCGGTTGAATTTACAATAAAAAATGGTACTATTAATTTTTAATTTATGCCAACCGGTTGTTATTTTGTTTCAATCATGTTAGTTATTATTGTCAATTTGAGTTATAATCCcgccaacgaagcattgcttcaacggcATCCCTTTCACCTTGTGTTGAGGCTGggggttaggtcatgggttcgagcctcgctctgcccatcctattaattaatctgcctAAAATATGAATATCCAGATTGACCCCAAGGGTgttttctcccggatccattcaggattcaaacccggtccgcctgcccctcgggatggttaaaggatcgggtttctgtaatgcgattcgggtttcctcccgaacgcgtgtgtgtgtgcccgcaaatgatgagtgtcgttaaAATAAATGATACATTGATAgaagcttgccgttcaaaaaaaattgAGTTATAATCCCAATTTAGTACTCACACTTTTTACTTTGAACCGTTAAAAACAAACCGTTGAGCTTGTGTGCCGTTAGGCATACATTAGATTGTTGAGgggtttaaaaataaatattatgatatactAATTGCTGCGGTGCAGATTACTTTCCTGGTACGTATACAGATCTCTCGTTTCAGTTTTATACTTTCTATATTATCAAAAATCCAAAACCCTAATAATCATCTAAAAATCAAAATTAAAATGTCTGACCACATACCTTTTGAAATTCAAACGGAAATTATTAAAAATCTCCCCGTGATATCATTGATCCGATTCAGATCAGTTTCAAAATCGTGGAAGTCTCTGATCGATAGCTCTGAGTTTATTGTTAATTATCACGTCAACTGCTCTCAGCTGCAACATAATCTGCTTGTAAGGTATATTGATGCACAAGAATTATATGAGTGGAATTTAGAAGATGAAAATTATCTATCGATTGTGGATGATGTCACTTTTCCCCAAAATTGGTTTCCGTTAATTGTTCCAACTTCTGTTAAAAAACTTGGTAGGCTTCCATTAATGTTAGGTACCTCTCAAGGTCTGTTTTCCTTTTACAATACTCCTGTAGGGAGTAATAGGCACAAAGAGATGACCGTTGTCATTTGGAATCCTACAATTGACAAATCAGTTAGTGTTGTTGTTCCTAATGTGTTTCGAAACTACCCCCTTGACACTGTTGTTGGCTTTGGGGTTTGTCCTCGAACCATGGACCCTATGCTTGTCAAGATTACTTATAGTTCATCTTGTCTCTACAATATGATAATGTGCATCCCTTTTCAAGTTGAGATTTTTACGTTGAGCTCAGGGGTTTGGAGGAGTTCTTCTAATAATATGCCTCGTAAATCACTTACATTGTCACGGGACCAGGCGAGCTTAGATAGGTTTATATACTGGCTTGCTACTGATAGAATTCGTAAGACCGAGGGTGATGGATATGACCTGAACAACATTATTTTATCCTTTCATATGATATCTGAAGAATTTGCAGACATTTATCTCCCAGATAGTTTAGCACGACTTGGTAACTGTAGTTTGACTATATCTGAGTTAAAGACATCTCTTGTGGTACTTGAAATCAATATGGTGGGTGAGAAACGAGAATATTGTGTATGGAAGATGGATCATGGTGTTCCAAATTCATTTAAAAAGTTATTCGTTTTTAAGGCACCAGAAACATCACCATTAAATATACATATGGTTATTGGATTTAGAAAAACCGGCGAACCTATGATTGACATGTTGTATGACACTGATGAACGAAATGCACTTGTTGTTTATGATCCTGACTCCGATCGCATCAATTATATTGGTATTTATGGAGTTGGGTTTCCTTACTTAGCAACTTCATATATGGAAACACTTCTATTACATAATTATTGAGATTGTGATATATTTTTCAAAAACATACTATTCACTTTTGGACATCAGTTGAAGAAAGATGGTGACAGAATGCCAAATGGTAGAGCTAAGAACACACTGTTGGCTTTGGACTAGGCAAGCTTGACATGGGGATTGGAGTACATTCATAGTGGATATCAGTGTTGGTAAGAACATTGTGTACAAACATCTTGTTTATGAATTTCAATAAAACTATAACagatacattttttttattttggttTGTCAATTGTTAACTATTTTGCTATTTTATTATTGCCacagatgtgttattctatttttttCTAGAATTATTTACATATATTCTAAGTGAACTCCGTGAGCGTACAGTGGGGTCTGCAACTATCTGAGTTGCACTTTGATAGAGAACAAGCTAAGGCCAAGCCCAACCCAATAGTGATATGGAACAACCCAAGGCCAAAGCCCAATGGAAAGGCTACAAATATCAGTGATTGTTAGCTAGGGTTATTCAGTCATAATTTTATGTGTGTTTTAGGTATCGGCTCTTGAGAGCTTGGGCAAGTTCTTCTCTGATTATATCTTTATTCTTGTTGTTTTTCATCCATTAATAATTTCAGTATTTCAATctatattaatatcatatttgtCATTGTTTCGTCCATTAATAAATTCAGTATTTCAATctatattaatatcatatttgtCATTGTTCTTCATCACTGTTACTTATCACACTTCGTTCCGTCTACATGTGATCCtttgattgttttttttttttttttaaagatgttTGATGTTGGAGACGTTGCATAGGAGTCAATCCCGCCTTAATGTTAAGGAACATCAGGTATTTGTTCATCCTTTTTGTTGTTAAGTGTGAGATCAATGCTTCGATAGAATATCGTAAGAAATTTTAATATTTTTGAGAACACTATGCATAAATATCTTGTCGAATTTCAAGTAAACTGTGCTAGACTTGTTTTGTTATTTTGGTTTGATAACAATTTAGTTACTCGGTTATTGCGATAGAAGATATTGAGCTATCTCATTAGGAGTTTTGTATAGGTTTATACCATTCTAGATTTTCTGGTATGTCAAGATAATTTGGGTTTCAATCATAAAAATATAAAATGTTTAAAATAATGAAAATTGAAAAGTTTTAATTCATTAGGGACATCACTTGGTGCAAGTTGTAGATTTATTTCCACCTAAAAGTTGGATAACAGATACTATGATTCCTATGAGTAAGAGCCAATATTTTGTTAGTCCTAGCTAATTTTTCTATCAAATGTCCCTTCTGCACATTATTTTCTTTCCATTAATATATCCAtttattagtcaaccaaataaatgATTTAACAAACCTTCTTTATGTATATGaataaagaaaaaagaaaaaaaagaacaataaaatatcatttttcgaATAAAGCATTACACAACATATGTATGGCAGCTCTAATAGCAAGTTGTTACTATAGTTACAGTCCAGAAGCAAAACAGTCAAAATGCATTACACAACACCGTAGTTTGGTTATGTATGATATAAGGGAGTTTCTTATCGTACTTGAACTAGTATAATGGCTGCGAGACGAGTTGTAGACTATCTTCACCAAAACTGTTACAAAACTGTTAGTTGGCATTTGATGCATACAATGAGAACTTTTACTTAGTTATGTTAGGATTTCTGATACTATGCGGAAGAATCATGAAGatttattatatgaattattctacAGTTGTGAACAGATATAGTAAATTTAAGATTGTTACAATGTTCAGTGCCCTATCCATTTGAATATGAAACTGCTGATCACACATGAATCTTGATTCTAACACCAAGCTGATGCTACAATTGTAGTCCAAAACCAATGTTTCTGTTTGTTCAGATCCATGTAAAAAGTGACCTGATATGACCCCTTATTAATTAAGGCTCTAAAATTTGCTATTCGGGGCTATTCTCTGCTATAAGCTTTTCGTATCTTTTCGGATTACAACTACAGTTGCAGAATCTGATAAAAAAGATAAGGCCTAGAGCCTTTGTAGACTCTTATATGTCCATTTAGGTTTCCTAATTTAATCTTCGGTGATGCATCAACAATACTGAGAATAATTAGGACTATATTTTTTTATGACTATTAGTTTCTCTATACAAAGTAATGCATAAAATTAAATACTCTCTACACAATAAGGTGGCTGTTAAACATTGAGTTATAGctcaggagttcgactccgctaGGCTGCCACATTGAactcaatgttatccctgacctgaagtatccaGCCAGGTTgcctttcgcttagtgcgggggcAACAGGGAGGGGtttttaccggccatgccctcggattggttcgggtttcctccagggcgggttatgcaactacgggagatgaacgcgtgggtggtaaGTCACCCTAAGTCATCCCAAACtgatgtccaaaaaaaaaaaaaaaaacaataaggtGACTGTTTATTACAGTACaatatttttttttgaaactaTTAAAGTAATTGAAAAGGAAGTTGGGGTGTGGTTCAACTTGTATGACATAAATGGGTTGGAAAGTAGTTCGTCTTGAACTACTAATGTTGAGTTGTGGTGGTTTAGTTTTAGAAAAGTTGTAACATTAGCTTTGACGGATCTTCAGGGGGTGAATTCTGGGCCTCTCATAAATTCAAGTCATAtggggtattttttttttatttttattattattattattattattattttaatatgttAACGTAAGTGTAAAGGTAATTTGAGTGGTTCTGAAAGAGTATTGAGTTTCCTCATTCATAAAAGGTGGTGTCTCCATGTTACTAACATTTAGAGTGCTCTCAACGGTGGTTGCTTCGAAGCCGCCCAGCCGTCCGCTCACTTGGACGCCGTTAGCAGCGGGCCGCCAGGCCTCCCCCTGCATTACGTCCCTTTGATTATCTTCCTGTGAAATGTTGCTGGACGGAGTAACGGCCAAAAAATAGCCGTTTGAAAATGCAACGGCTATATTCTAtttccttttatttatttatttcctttTATTAATTTACCACTATATGTACATctattgatcaaaccaaaatcgtctggTTAGGGTACATTTcgagtttgagtgcttgatttggaaaAAAGAGTAAGTTGAATGTTTTAActtcaataattgtgcaaaccccgatttggaatctgaaTTCCAAGGGCGTGAAACAATCGatcagattaaccttattcgattgttatcgaataagttaatatctaagaGTGGGGATTAATTCCGATGATGATCGGAGCATTGATCGGAATAGAGTTAACGACTGGAGTACTGCTACCGTAgttgatttgggcagagtaacattaatgcatccagtgttgtggaATAGAGTTAACTAGGTATGTGGATCTCGAGTACAGGCAACCGCAACAACCACAACCGCAAGCAGATctacagtgtagtgacccgaacttttccatgtttatatatattaattgagattgatatttatatgattaaatgtttccaacatgttaagcaatcaaacttgttaagacttgattaattgaaatatgtttcatatagacaattgaccacccaagttgaccggtgattcacgaacgttaaaacttgtaaaaactatatgatgacatatatatggatatatatatagttaacatgatactatgataagtaaacatatcattaagtatattaacaatgaactacatatgtaaaaacacgactactaacttaatgatttttaaacgagacatatatgtaacgattatcgttgtaacgacatttaatgtatatatattatattaagagatattcgtacatcataatatcatgataatataataatttaaaatctcttttgatattataaacattgggttaacaacatttaacaagatcgttaacctaaaggtttcaaaacaacatttacataacgatgacttaacgactcagttaaaatgtatatacatgtagtgttttaatatgtattcatacacttttgaaagacttcaagacacttatcaaaatacttctacttaacaaaaatgcttacaattacatcctcgttcagtttcatcaacaattctactcgtatgcacccgtattcgtactcgtacaatacacagcttttagatgtatgtactattggtatatacactccaatgatcagctcttagcagcccatgtgagtcacctaacacatgtgggaaccatcatttggcaactagcatgaaatatctcataaaattacaaaaatatgagtaatcattcatgacttatttacatgaaaacaaaattacatatcctttatatctaatccatacaccaacgaccaaaaacacctaccaacactttcattcttcaattttcttcatctaattgatctctctcaagttctatcttcaagttctaagtgttcttcataaattccaaaagttctagtttcataaaatcaagaatactttcaagtttgctagctcacttccaatcttgtaaggtgatcatccaacctcaagaaatctttgtttcttacagtaggttatcattctaatacaaggtaataatcatattcaaactttgattcaatttctataactataacaatcttatttcaagtgatgatcttacttgaacttgttttcgtgtcatgattctgcttcaagaacttcgagccatccaaggatccattgaagctagatccatttttctcttttccagtaggtttatccaaggaacttaaggtagtaatgatgttcataacatcattcgattcatacatataaagctatcttattcgaaggtttaaacttgtaatcactagaacatagtttagttaattctaaacttgttcgcaaacaaaagttaatccttctaacttgacttttaaaatcaactaaacacatgttctatatatgtatgatatgctaacttaatgatttaaaacctggaaacacgaaaaacaccgtaaaaccggatttacgccgtcgtagtaacaccgcgggctgttttgggttagttaattaaaaactatgataaactttgatttaaaagttgttattctgagaaaatgatttttattatgaacatgaaactatatccaaaaattatggttaaactcaaagtgaaagtatgttttctaaaatggtcatctagacgtcgttttttcgactg
The window above is part of the Rutidosis leptorrhynchoides isolate AG116_Rl617_1_P2 chromosome 1, CSIRO_AGI_Rlap_v1, whole genome shotgun sequence genome. Proteins encoded here:
- the LOC139868839 gene encoding putative F-box protein At1g47790, with translation MSDHIPFEIQTEIIKNLPVISLIRFRSVSKSWKSLIDSSEFIVNYHVNCSQLQHNLLVRYIDAQELYEWNLEDENYLSIVDDVTFPQNWFPLIVPTSVKKLGRLPLMLGTSQGLFSFYNTPVGSNRHKEMTVVIWNPTIDKSVSVVVPNVFRNYPLDTVVGFGVCPRTMDPMLVKITYSSSCLYNMIMCIPFQVEIFTLSSGVWRSSSNNMPRKSLTLSRDQASLDRFIYWLATDRIRKTEGDGYDLNNIILSFHMISEEFADIYLPDSLARLGNCSLTISELKTSLVVLEINMVGEKREYCVWKMDHGVPNSFKKLFVFKAPETSPLNIHMVIGFRKTGEPMIDMLYDTDERNALVVYDPDSDRINYIGIYGVGFPYLATSYMETLLLHNY